A single Tenacibaculum sp. 190524A02b DNA region contains:
- the ccoN gene encoding cytochrome-c oxidase, cbb3-type subunit I, with amino-acid sequence MEMQQFYYDNKIVKKFIYATMLWGLVGFSVGLLLAFMFLFPNITDGISWLSFGRLRPLHTNAVIFAFVGNAIFAGVYYSLQRLLKTRMASDFLSNFNFWGWQLIIIAAAITLPLGYTTSKEYAELEWPIDIAIALVWVAFGANMIWTILKRRQRHLYVAVWFYLGTFVTVAVLHIFNSLELPVSFLKSYSVYAGVQDALVQWWYGHNAVAFFLTTPFLGLMYYFVPKAANRPVYSYRLSIVHFWSLIFIYIWAGPHHLLYTSLPEWAQNLGVAFSVMLIAPSWGGMINGLLTLRGAWDKVRVDPVLKFMVVAITGYGMATFEGPMLSLKNVNAIAHFSDWIIAHVHVGALAWNGFLTFGMLYWLIPRLFKTKLYSTALANFHFWIGTLGIIMYALPMYVAGFVQASMWKQFNPDGTLTYGNFLETVYEIIPMYWMRAIGGSMFIVGAIVMLYNVVKTVKQGRGVTDELAEAPALVKVSKYRTGGETWHTWLERRPIKLTIYATIAILIGGVIQIVPTLLVKSNIPTISSVKPYSPLELEGRDIYIREGCVGCHSQMIRPFRSEVERYGEYAKAGEFVYDHPFLWGSKRTGPDLLRIGGKYSDSWHLNHMYDPQSTSPGSIMPRYPWLLKDKLDKSDIEGKMKAMVALGVPYSEEDINNAQHQMDVQGKQIEENLYADPDFAKIYKADKKYAKENGLQFIEMKDREIVALIAYLQRLGTDIKVKDIEEQLSVKN; translated from the coding sequence ATGGAAATGCAACAATTTTATTACGATAATAAAATCGTAAAGAAGTTTATTTATGCAACAATGTTATGGGGGCTTGTTGGATTTTCAGTAGGATTACTACTGGCTTTTATGTTTTTATTTCCCAATATTACTGACGGAATTTCGTGGTTGAGTTTTGGAAGGTTACGCCCGTTACATACCAATGCTGTAATTTTTGCCTTTGTAGGAAATGCCATTTTTGCTGGAGTTTATTATTCGCTTCAAAGACTATTAAAAACAAGAATGGCCAGTGATTTTCTAAGTAATTTTAATTTTTGGGGATGGCAGTTAATAATAATAGCAGCAGCAATTACATTACCGTTAGGGTATACAACTTCTAAAGAATACGCTGAGTTAGAATGGCCTATAGATATTGCTATAGCCTTAGTTTGGGTTGCCTTTGGAGCGAATATGATTTGGACAATTTTAAAAAGAAGGCAGCGTCACTTATACGTTGCAGTTTGGTTTTATTTGGGAACATTTGTTACCGTAGCTGTGCTTCATATCTTTAATAGTTTAGAACTACCTGTAAGTTTTTTAAAGAGTTATTCTGTGTACGCGGGGGTACAAGACGCATTAGTTCAATGGTGGTATGGGCACAATGCGGTAGCATTTTTCTTAACAACTCCTTTTCTAGGGTTAATGTATTACTTTGTTCCTAAAGCAGCAAATCGTCCAGTATATTCTTATAGACTATCCATTGTGCATTTTTGGTCATTAATATTTATATATATATGGGCCGGACCACATCATTTATTATATACCTCATTACCTGAGTGGGCGCAAAACCTAGGAGTTGCTTTTTCTGTAATGCTAATAGCACCTTCTTGGGGAGGTATGATTAATGGATTATTAACATTACGAGGAGCTTGGGATAAAGTTAGAGTAGATCCAGTGCTAAAATTTATGGTGGTTGCAATTACGGGTTACGGAATGGCAACATTTGAAGGGCCTATGTTATCTCTTAAAAATGTAAATGCAATAGCTCATTTTAGTGATTGGATTATAGCGCATGTACATGTTGGAGCATTGGCATGGAACGGCTTTTTAACATTTGGAATGTTGTACTGGTTAATACCAAGATTATTTAAAACAAAATTATACTCTACAGCCTTAGCAAATTTTCACTTTTGGATTGGAACTTTAGGTATAATAATGTACGCACTTCCAATGTATGTAGCAGGTTTTGTACAAGCTTCTATGTGGAAACAGTTTAACCCTGATGGTACCTTAACTTATGGCAACTTTCTAGAAACTGTGTATGAAATAATACCAATGTATTGGATGAGAGCTATTGGAGGAAGTATGTTTATTGTAGGAGCAATAGTAATGCTATACAATGTGGTAAAAACAGTAAAACAAGGAAGAGGTGTAACAGATGAGTTAGCAGAAGCTCCTGCATTGGTTAAAGTATCAAAATACAGAACAGGAGGAGAAACATGGCATACATGGTTAGAAAGAAGGCCAATAAAACTAACTATTTATGCAACCATTGCCATTTTAATTGGTGGAGTAATTCAAATAGTTCCAACGTTATTAGTAAAATCAAATATACCAACTATTTCAAGTGTAAAACCATACAGTCCTTTAGAGTTAGAAGGTAGAGATATTTATATCCGTGAAGGATGTGTTGGGTGCCATTCACAGATGATTAGACCATTTAGAAGTGAAGTAGAACGTTATGGAGAGTATGCAAAAGCAGGTGAGTTTGTTTATGATCATCCTTTTTTATGGGGAAGTAAACGTACAGGGCCAGATTTGTTAAGAATAGGAGGAAAGTATTCGGATAGTTGGCATTTAAATCACATGTATGACCCGCAGAGTACTTCACCAGGTTCAATAATGCCTAGATATCCATGGCTATTAAAAGATAAATTAGATAAATCTGATATAGAAGGAAAAATGAAAGCAATGGTAGCTTTAGGGGTTCCTTATAGTGAAGAGGATATTAACAATGCTCAACACCAAATGGATGTACAAGGAAAGCAGATTGAAGAAAATTTATATGCAGATCCAGATTTTGCTAAAATATATAAGGCAGACAAAAAATATGCAAAAGAAAATGGACTACAGTTCATAGAGATGAAAGATAGAGAAATTGTTGCATTGATAGCTTATTTGCAACGATTAGGAACTGACATAAAAGTTAAGGATATAGAGGAACAATTAAGTGTAAAAAATTAG
- the ccoS gene encoding cbb3-type cytochrome oxidase assembly protein CcoS, with protein sequence MSVIYLLLTLSILIAILFFIAFIISVKNGQYDDSYTPSVRMLFDDELVKKENINQ encoded by the coding sequence ATGAGCGTTATTTACCTACTACTAACACTAAGTATACTGATAGCTATATTGTTTTTTATAGCATTTATTATTTCCGTGAAAAATGGACAATATGATGATTCGTATACACCTTCTGTACGAATGCTTTTTGATGATGAATTAGTAAAGAAAGAGAATATTAACCAATAA
- the hemN gene encoding oxygen-independent coproporphyrinogen III oxidase, producing MMESLIQKYNIPGPRYTSYPTVPYWDSNTFSIDKWIESFKKSFKESNQTEGISLYIHLPFCERLCTFCACHKHITKRHELEKPYIDTVLKEWQLYTNLVDETPVVKEIHLGGGTPTFFQKEELLRLMDGLFDYAIKHPNHEFSFEGHPNNTSKEQLQALYDVGFTRVSFGVQDYNEEVQKAINREQTFSEVEKVTKWAREIGYVSVSHDLIFGLPFQTKENVIDTINKTKELQPDRISFYSYAHVPWVKGVGQRGFNENDLPNGDEKRKLYEIGKKLFSEIGYVEIGMDHFALPTDSLYKASQSKTLHRNFMGYSANKTQLMIGLGMSAISDSWYGFAQNVKTVKEYERLVNNGEIPIFRGHILSQEDLVIRQHILNIMCHFKTSWQDNKLQVNNLSFHIDKLQEMEKDGLVIIDDIGIEVPEKARPFVRNICMAFDKKLYEKQSNLKLFSMTV from the coding sequence ATGATGGAATCACTCATTCAAAAATACAATATACCAGGGCCAAGATATACTAGCTATCCAACAGTGCCTTATTGGGATTCAAACACATTTTCTATAGACAAATGGATAGAATCTTTTAAAAAGTCATTTAAAGAAAGTAATCAAACAGAAGGAATAAGTTTGTACATTCATTTACCATTTTGTGAGCGTTTATGTACGTTTTGTGCATGTCATAAACATATAACTAAAAGACATGAATTAGAAAAACCTTATATAGATACTGTTTTAAAAGAGTGGCAGTTATATACCAATTTAGTTGATGAAACACCTGTGGTTAAGGAGATTCATTTAGGAGGTGGCACACCTACTTTTTTTCAAAAAGAAGAACTTTTAAGGTTAATGGATGGATTGTTTGATTATGCTATTAAACACCCAAATCATGAATTTAGTTTTGAAGGACACCCTAATAATACAAGCAAAGAGCAATTACAAGCACTTTATGATGTTGGTTTTACAAGAGTTAGTTTTGGGGTGCAAGACTATAATGAAGAAGTACAAAAAGCAATTAATAGAGAGCAAACTTTTTCAGAGGTTGAAAAAGTAACAAAATGGGCTAGGGAAATTGGATATGTTTCTGTTAGTCATGATTTAATTTTTGGATTGCCATTTCAAACAAAAGAAAATGTAATTGATACCATTAATAAAACAAAAGAATTACAACCAGATAGAATCTCATTTTACAGCTATGCACATGTACCTTGGGTAAAAGGAGTAGGACAAAGAGGTTTTAATGAAAATGATTTACCCAATGGTGATGAAAAAAGAAAATTGTATGAAATAGGAAAAAAACTATTTTCAGAAATAGGATATGTAGAAATAGGAATGGATCATTTTGCGTTGCCTACAGATTCCTTATACAAAGCTTCACAAAGTAAAACATTACATAGAAACTTTATGGGGTACTCTGCTAATAAAACACAGTTAATGATTGGTTTAGGGATGTCAGCAATATCTGATTCTTGGTATGGTTTTGCTCAAAATGTTAAAACAGTTAAAGAATATGAAAGGCTGGTGAATAATGGAGAAATTCCAATTTTTAGGGGACATATTTTGTCACAAGAAGATCTGGTTATTCGTCAGCATATTTTAAATATTATGTGTCATTTTAAAACTTCATGGCAAGACAATAAATTACAAGTGAATAATTTGTCTTTTCACATAGATAAATTACAAGAAATGGAAAAAGATGGTTTGGTGATAATAGATGATATAGGGATAGAAGTTCCAGAAAAAGCACGTCCATTTGTTAGAAATATCTGTATGGCATTTGATAAAAAATTATACGAAAAACAATCAAATCTAAAATTGTTTTCTATGACGGTTTAG
- the deoD gene encoding purine-nucleoside phosphorylase: MSVHIEAKKGEIAETVLLPGDPLRAKWIAETFLESPVCYNNVRGMLGFTGTYKGKRISVQGTGMGVPSALIYAHELINEYGVKKLIRVGSAGSYQKEVKIRDIVIALAASTNSGLNKIRFNGADYAPTVSFKLLQKVMQVAAQKEIVLKAGNVLSSDEFYADDFESYKKWADFGVLCVEMETAALYTIAAKNKVEALSILTISDSLVTGERTSSEEREQTFKEMVALAIEIA; the protein is encoded by the coding sequence ATGAGCGTACATATAGAAGCAAAAAAAGGAGAAATAGCAGAGACGGTATTATTACCTGGAGATCCGCTTAGAGCAAAATGGATAGCAGAAACATTTTTAGAGAGCCCTGTTTGTTATAACAATGTGCGTGGTATGTTAGGGTTTACAGGAACTTATAAAGGAAAAAGAATTTCAGTCCAAGGAACAGGAATGGGAGTACCATCAGCATTAATTTATGCACATGAGTTAATTAATGAGTATGGTGTTAAAAAACTTATTAGAGTTGGTTCAGCAGGTTCATATCAAAAAGAAGTTAAAATCAGAGATATAGTAATAGCATTAGCTGCTTCCACAAACTCAGGGTTAAACAAAATTCGTTTTAATGGTGCAGACTATGCACCTACAGTAAGTTTCAAATTACTACAAAAAGTTATGCAAGTAGCAGCACAAAAAGAAATAGTGTTAAAAGCAGGGAATGTACTCAGTTCCGATGAATTTTACGCTGATGATTTTGAAAGTTATAAGAAATGGGCAGATTTTGGAGTTTTATGCGTAGAAATGGAAACAGCTGCATTATATACCATCGCAGCAAAAAATAAAGTAGAAGCATTATCTATTCTTACTATTTCAGACAGTTTAGTAACAGGAGAGAGAACTTCTTCAGAAGAAAGAGAACAAACATTTAAAGAAATGGTAGCCTTGGCTATAGAAATAGCTTAA
- the deoC gene encoding deoxyribose-phosphate aldolase has protein sequence MDNINQYIDHTLLKATATQKDIIHLCKEAKTHNFYAVCVNGSYVALAKEELKGSNVKVAAVVGFPLGAMCAKSKIFEARQAVVDGAEEIDMVINIGNLLDGEYEKVEEEIRQVKLAIGHYTLKVIFENCYLTQEQIKKVSQLAINAGADFIKTSTGFGTNGATVEDVTVMKEIAKNKIEIKAAGGIRDIATAQTYIKIGVTRLGTSSGVALVTEGNIKDGSY, from the coding sequence ATGGATAACATAAACCAATATATAGATCATACTTTATTGAAAGCAACAGCAACTCAAAAAGATATTATTCATTTATGTAAAGAAGCTAAAACTCATAATTTCTATGCGGTATGTGTAAACGGTAGCTATGTAGCATTAGCTAAAGAAGAATTAAAAGGGAGCAATGTAAAAGTAGCTGCAGTAGTTGGTTTTCCGTTAGGAGCAATGTGTGCCAAGTCAAAAATATTTGAAGCTAGGCAAGCAGTGGTTGATGGAGCAGAAGAAATAGACATGGTTATTAATATAGGAAACTTATTAGACGGAGAATATGAGAAAGTAGAAGAAGAAATCCGTCAAGTTAAATTAGCAATTGGGCATTATACATTAAAAGTAATTTTTGAAAATTGTTATTTAACTCAAGAGCAAATAAAAAAAGTGAGTCAATTAGCTATAAATGCAGGAGCAGATTTTATCAAAACTTCTACGGGGTTTGGAACAAATGGAGCCACAGTTGAGGATGTTACTGTTATGAAAGAAATAGCAAAAAATAAAATAGAAATAAAAGCTGCAGGCGGTATTAGAGACATAGCCACAGCTCAGACATATATAAAAATCGGAGTAACTCGTTTAGGAACATCATCTGGAGTAGCTTTGGTTACTGAAGGAAATATAAAAGACGGATCTTACTAA
- a CDS encoding heavy metal translocating P-type ATPase: MKGDNCFHCGNECDIDAIKIDDKLFCCNGCKTVYEIFSENDLTCYYNFENSPGATPEEIKGKYNFLENEEIVEKLLEFKNESVAVINLCIPHIHCSSCIWVLENLHKLKKEIKQSRVNFPKKTVRITYDTSITLKEIVVMLSSIGYEPYISLEDYEVGKKKVNRNLIYKLGVAGFAYGNVMFLSFPEYFEVSEYWLEQYKFVFRWLMFIFSLPVIFYASTDYFISAYKGIKSKVLNIDVPIALGIIVLFIRSTVEIVFDLGTGFFDSLTGLVFFLLLGKFFQQKTYQFLSFERDYKSYFPISVTRLGKEKEENISIYKVEKGDRLLIRNQELIPVDGVLIKGEAAIDYSFVTGEANTVNKSSGDKIYAGGKQISGSIEMEVLNSVSQSYLTQLWSNDVFKKDKNTSFKTLTNTIGENFTIAVLTIAFIATLFWVFYDANKALNVFTAVLIIACPCAIALAAPFALGNMLRIFGKQRFYLKNVTVIEQLATINSVVFDKTGTLTNTKKSEVEYYGQPIKNKQKSILKSSLRASNHPLSRTLYNTLKDDKIVAIDDFKEHVGKGIETICGNNKLKVGSSSFVKNKSEVSNMDTSVHLSIDREYLGKFTFKNSYRQGMEKVLGMLSHDYDLAVVSGDNNGEKKYLEKHLPNKTNLVFNQKPKDKLTYIENLQKLDKKVMMVGDGLNDAGALAQSNVGVAISEDINVFSPACDAILDASRFHYLTTFIKLSKQTVKIIKYCFLLSLAYNIVGVYFAVTGQLTPIIAAILMPLSSISIVLFTTIATNLISYKIK; this comes from the coding sequence ATGAAGGGAGATAACTGTTTTCATTGTGGTAATGAATGTGATATAGATGCAATTAAGATTGATGATAAATTATTTTGTTGTAACGGATGTAAAACAGTTTATGAAATTTTTTCAGAAAATGATTTAACTTGTTATTACAACTTTGAAAACAGTCCTGGAGCTACTCCTGAAGAAATCAAAGGAAAGTACAACTTTCTTGAGAACGAGGAGATAGTTGAAAAGTTACTAGAGTTTAAGAATGAATCTGTAGCTGTTATCAATTTATGTATTCCGCATATTCATTGTAGCTCTTGTATTTGGGTTTTAGAAAACCTACACAAGCTAAAAAAAGAGATTAAACAATCAAGAGTTAATTTTCCTAAAAAAACAGTAAGAATTACGTATGATACTAGTATAACTTTAAAAGAAATAGTAGTAATGTTAAGTAGTATTGGCTACGAACCCTATATAAGTTTAGAAGATTATGAAGTAGGAAAGAAAAAAGTGAACCGTAATTTAATTTATAAACTTGGTGTTGCAGGATTTGCTTATGGAAATGTAATGTTTCTGTCTTTTCCAGAATATTTTGAAGTATCAGAATATTGGTTAGAGCAATACAAATTTGTTTTTAGATGGCTGATGTTTATTTTTTCATTACCTGTAATTTTTTACGCAAGCACGGATTATTTTATCTCAGCTTATAAAGGAATAAAATCTAAAGTTTTAAACATTGATGTACCTATTGCATTAGGAATTATCGTTTTATTTATAAGAAGTACAGTAGAAATTGTTTTTGATTTAGGAACTGGTTTTTTTGATAGTTTAACTGGTTTGGTTTTCTTTTTATTATTAGGGAAGTTTTTCCAGCAAAAAACATATCAATTTTTATCATTTGAAAGGGATTATAAATCCTATTTTCCAATTTCAGTAACAAGGTTAGGAAAAGAAAAAGAAGAAAATATATCTATTTATAAAGTAGAAAAAGGAGATCGATTATTAATTAGAAATCAAGAATTAATTCCTGTAGATGGTGTTTTAATAAAAGGAGAAGCTGCTATAGATTATAGCTTTGTTACAGGGGAAGCAAATACAGTTAATAAAAGTTCTGGAGATAAGATATACGCAGGAGGTAAACAAATTTCAGGAAGTATAGAAATGGAAGTGTTAAATTCAGTTTCTCAAAGCTACTTAACACAATTATGGAGCAATGATGTTTTTAAAAAAGATAAGAATACTTCGTTTAAGACACTAACTAATACAATAGGAGAGAATTTTACTATTGCAGTGCTAACTATTGCTTTTATTGCTACCTTATTTTGGGTATTTTATGATGCTAATAAAGCTTTAAATGTTTTTACAGCGGTATTAATTATTGCTTGTCCGTGTGCAATAGCATTGGCAGCTCCTTTTGCTTTGGGAAATATGCTACGAATTTTTGGTAAACAAAGGTTTTATTTAAAAAATGTTACTGTAATTGAGCAATTAGCTACTATAAATAGTGTAGTTTTTGATAAAACAGGAACGCTAACCAATACTAAAAAAAGCGAAGTTGAATATTACGGTCAACCAATAAAAAATAAACAAAAAAGTATATTAAAAAGTTCTTTACGAGCTTCTAACCATCCATTAAGTAGAACTTTATATAATACATTGAAAGATGATAAAATAGTAGCTATTGATGATTTTAAAGAACATGTAGGAAAAGGAATAGAAACCATTTGTGGAAATAATAAACTAAAGGTAGGATCGTCTTCATTTGTAAAAAATAAATCTGAAGTTAGTAACATGGATACTTCAGTGCATTTGAGTATAGATAGAGAATACCTAGGTAAGTTTACTTTTAAGAACTCTTATAGACAAGGAATGGAAAAGGTATTAGGGATGTTAAGTCATGATTATGATTTGGCTGTAGTATCAGGAGATAATAATGGAGAAAAAAAATACTTAGAAAAGCATTTGCCTAATAAAACAAATTTAGTGTTTAATCAAAAACCTAAAGATAAGCTTACTTATATAGAAAATTTACAAAAGCTAGATAAAAAAGTAATGATGGTTGGCGATGGCTTGAATGACGCTGGAGCATTAGCACAGAGTAATGTTGGTGTAGCTATATCTGAAGATATTAATGTGTTTTCTCCCGCCTGCGATGCTATTTTAGATGCTTCAAGATTTCATTATTTAACTACTTTTATAAAGTTGTCTAAACAAACAGTAAAAATAATTAAGTACTGTTTTTTACTATCTTTAGCTTACAATATAGTTGGGGTGTATTTTGCAGTAACTGGACAATTAACTCCAATAATAGCAGCTATTTTAATGCCTCTAAGCTCTATTAGTATAGTATTATTTACTACCATTGCTACAAATTTAATTAGTTACAAAATAAAATAA